One window of the Zea mays cultivar B73 chromosome 3, Zm-B73-REFERENCE-NAM-5.0, whole genome shotgun sequence genome contains the following:
- the LOC100502303 gene encoding uncharacterized protein isoform X5, with translation MDLAGMKRRELQALCKRHGLPAGGTNADLVGRLDAVLSGPAVVEEEVAGVPARKGCLKQTGGGATEAKKVTFGAEVGKARRLRSRVIWSPVVAKTRGKSARAGTDSAAEDGISADVGADVPVRRSRRNSFNPAEAEEAGEAVAVDRKPKRKNQENDEGVAVIAQARVTRRSNLEWSATVLPPAVEKKRGRQNAAESDVQKSALVEVTARTTRSRSIVPVVVPPTVVENKRRKTGDPQTTVELTMLSDVPRSDFPATRSLRNKIVHVNNSVVDETHTTRQLENKMRPSTRRHQQVASSPEDKGQKIPATSKSPLLRWSRRNYSEANSANSVNIKLAKDSSTAQPLAHHNSHSEDLEKQPAVKEPIKRSTRKSIALAALEKEKDVIEGKNPEAHVRRSTRKSVVQVKDTKSIVEETQYANSEDVAKQPATKGPARGLRRKSVITELHEKEKSLIAEKNMETDEAILTRKPVIPVKNIKAVGEGIQIGKGKDVDKQFVVKQPTRRSSRKSVLPDMLENNSGLLAPKMNAEMNVRRSTRKSVLPDMHNEKQDHHKMARNENLQSGKYQDGEKQQKVKDSIRQSRRSIATVLLEGQNNDEGKKFKNPTRRTTHKSHALNAVEEVSMDHIEVGEEGLKLRKRSRFLLEISSSANVSWKHQNAQISNEKDNTEGSQQASNCTTSKRRSSKKRRTTAPEEVMPFKVANDDIVIMEETKDTLEYNNESSSKVQEICQVNAAREEFSSGPLLVTVAPSDEICTVQSVAVVIPGSESGDDANQSSDKSKQPQEHSVTQTVDDHLSETRSGKLDQSTCITGLVSDNCVVSEDKTLMSEDREEQSPVSGEQRVSLEANANEPEEKNLANVTSTDLHTKSLQHDIDRIAKETDKDVLSLVFPIEEHEEKYGVSPIAVEKCVCREASACESARKPLTVIFSNNLHTKHLQHDCDVLIKETGEEVLAQENCNDQPVPAQTDQEIKLNDELADPDVLAQENCNDQPVPAQTDLEIKLHDELADPDHEEQSPVSGERRVSLEANANEPEEKNLANVISIDLHTKSLQHDNGRIAEETDKDVLSFVFPIEEHEEKYAVSPIAVEKSFRQEASAIESAGKPLTVIFSNDLHTKHLQHDCDVLIKETGEDVLAQENCNDQPVPANEPEEKNLANVISTDLHTKTLQHDNDRIAEETDKDHEEQSNVFGERRVSLEANANEPEEKNLANVISTDLHTKTLQHDNDRIAEETDKDHEEQSNVSGERRVSLEANANEPEEKNLANVISTDLHTKTLQHDNDRIAEETDKDVSSLVFPIEEHEEKYAVSPIAVEKSVSREASACESAGKPLTVIFSNDLHTKHLQHDCDVLIKETGEDVLAQENCNDQPVPAQTDLEMKLNDELADPEVLAQENCNDQPVLAQTDLETKLNDELADLAMESGCSITERNEGLVAHNLDQEGFLEATPECKQECGLPEETVISSKETGSLLCADQSPIGLESLFSQESIVESVGHCALASATTHTENGFDDSKDCHNKSALENVHVPEPCSHNDTKGGIFKNVDCMHTSQRDDRMEGVPEANTDEEHVLSAFLLDANHLNVVINSEEVVCEGEDSKELLHSEDCKASSEKTDVNDGNVYGISDAVVRCALHAPADDNYEIFLGPNTDVPRQVYNDGCSDVKEDRFASKPWTIDIIEDASVKERSNLKDWQLDSKLEGTEIVESGLYFNKDIGNILHSGSIGEITPSGSGLSKDSSVDYRGEVLDGFSMEASLERSSTRGEQNGCRLDAIENPSITLATSGYKHEGALSEEAVYTKKNYAGTCLSNPRELIMELQSHFSKENINESDPHDSLVFPTAENSADEQLVKVHHGSNLSQLGLTDLLDGPIGCSNTDVLCQCDNHKNQSNEDKVEEVEAVSAAKYIESEVVLLPSQERSNLNNEQLNTKLESPNIMGSCLNCDNDVCNTSDNGSVFVIGKRTPSASGLPEDYPKDSDLQQPVLDSFSVVSSFQDNISGKKTVSGVAGSEILSLSLATPDYKHEDGFSEEAVCRTKNYTGTSSVDPRHLDMEGHSIYSEGGTEKSNLQDNLAFLSAESGKDEPIICHVEKLVDAHASSDTYQGPCQDLGRHEEQESCMSIPMQAKESGGVLRSSHTKGSVTAAQIDLAGDAHLIVSDNAAAKQVFSEEKEETKSISSSDIDILHEKSYSSGHDDHAACAAETQFYHPQKASISDGLHLGPSSLQVESLDALDSDILYVNTGVLEQHHKEGYYEPSVYQITSGICTMSEAEPFEVLETGKDVKTPSKLDEQLNPGLDGDEAEKHSLDCGTDTSPVMSKRTLSSPGSGPCQQYVNESTTSTQSTDNHPNDLPAPRSPEQSACFQNDNDSGSVGICQSSRRRGIDELCGKLQSFKVSSAVKGSYVAMGAPRPKPGDSTSRSAAALLRNIENTTAVKAGRPPVKPNADGKDSSRRALQPISGRPDSR, from the exons TCATATGGTCGCCGGTCGTTGCCAAGACAAGGGGGAAGTCTGCTCGAGCCGGTACTGATTCTGCTGCTGAAGACGGTATTTCTGCAGATGTGGGCGCTGATGTCCCAGTGAGGCGGTCCAGGAGGAATTCGTTCAATCCTGCCGAGGCTGAGGAAGCAGGAGAGGCTGTTGCTGTTGACAGGAAGCCCAAGCGCAAGAATCAGGAGAATGACGAGGGCGTTGCTGTTATCGCTCAGGCTAGAGTTACGAGAAGGTCAAATTTGGAGTGGTCTGCTACTGTATTGCCTCCTGCTGTTGAGAAGAAGAGAGGGAGGCAGAATGCAGCTGAGTCTGATGTGCAGAAGTCCGCTCTGGTGGAAGTAACAGCTAGGACTACAAGGTCTCGCTCAATCGTACCTGTTGTGGTGCCACCCACTGTGGTTGAGAACAAGAGGAGGAAGACTGGAGATCCACAAACAACTGTAGAGTTGACTATGCTTTCAGATGTGCCCAGAAGTGATTTTCCTGCCACCAGGTCTTTAAGGAACAAAATTGTCCACGTTAACAACAGCGTCGTGGACGAAACTCACACTACCAGGCAGTTGGAAAACAAGATGCGTCCGTCTACTCGTAGGCATCAACAGGTTGCATCTTCTCCGGAGGATAAAGGTCAAAAAATTCCTGCTACCAGTAAGTCCCCTCTACTGAGGTGGTCACGGAGAAACTATTCTGAGGCCAATAGTGCAAATTCAGTAAACATCAAATTGGCCAAAGACTCGAGCACAGCTCAGCCATTGGCACACCATAATTCTCATTCTGAAGATTTGGAGAAACAACCAGCAGTTAAAGAACCAATTAAACGGTCAACACGTAAATCTATTGCTTTGGCTGCACTTGAGAAAGAGAAGGATGTAATTGAAGGAAAGAACCCTGAAGCACATGTTAGGCGATCAACGAGGAAATCAGTTGTGCAGGTTAAAGATACCAAAAGTATTGTTGAAGAGACTCAATATGCTAACAGTGAAGATGTGGCGAAGCAACCAGCAACTAAAGGACCTGCTAGGGGGCTGAGACGTAAATCTGTTATCACAGAATTGCATGAGAAAGAGAAGAGTCTCATTGCCGAAAAGAACATGGAAACAGATGAAGCGATATTAACGCGGAAGCCTGTAATCCCAGTTAaaaatattaaagctgttggtgaAGGAATTCAAATTGGTAAGGGCAAAGATGTGGATAAACAATTTGTTGTGAAGCAACCTACTAGGCGATCATCGCGCAAATCTGTGCTGCCTGATATGCTTGAGAATAATAGTGGACTTCTAGCACCCAAAATGAATGCTGAGATGAATGTTAGGAGATCAACACGGAAGTCTGTTCTTCCTGACATGCATAATGAGAAGCAAGATCACCATAAAATGGCTAGAAATGAGAACTTGCAAAGTGGTAAATATCAAGATGGTGAGAAGCAACAGAAAGTAAAAGATTCTATTAGGCAATCAAGGAGATCTATCGCTACAGTGCTACTTGAGGGACAAAATAATGATGAAGGAAAAAAGTTCAAAAATCCTACGAGGAGGACAACACACAAATCTCATGCCCTTAATGCAGTTGAAGAGGTCAGCATGGATCACATTGAAGTTGGTGAAGAAGGCTTGAAATTGAGGAAGCGCAGTAGGTTTTTGCTGGAAATATCATCTTCAGCTAATGTTTCCTGGAAGCATCAGAATGCACAGATCTCTAATGAAAAAGATAACACAGAAGGATCGCAGCAGGCATCAAATTGCACAACTTCAAAGAGAAGGTCTTCAAAGAAGAGACGAACAACTGCTCCAGAAGAAGTGATGCCTTTCAAGGTGGCAAATGATGACATAGTTATCATGGAAGAAACAAAGGACACACTTGAATATAATAATGAGTCTAGTAGTAAAGTTCAAGAAATTTGTCAGGTTAATGCTGCAAGAGAAGAGTTCTCTTCAGGTCCATTGCTTGTAACAGTAGCTCCTAGTGACGAAATTTGCACAGTGCAGAGTGTAGCTGTGGTGATACCTGGGTCAGAATCTGGTGACGATGCAAATCAAAGTTCTGATAAGAGTAAGCAACCTCAGGAACATTCTGTCACTCAAACTGTTGATGACCATTTATCTGAAACAAGAAGTGGGAAATTAGATCAATCAACATGCATCACAGGATTAGTCTCTGACAATTGTGTTGTCTCAGAGGACAAAACATTGATGAGTGAAG ACCGTGAAGAGCAAAGCCCTGTGTCCGGAGAACAGAGAGTTAGCTTGGAAGCAAATGCCAATGAGCCTGAGGAAAAGAACCTAGCTAACGTCACATCAACTGATCTCCACACCAAAAGTCTGCAGCATGATATTGACAGAATAGCTAAAGAGACTGATAAAG ATGTTTTGTCTTTGGTTTTCCCTATTGAAGAGCATGAAGAAAAATATGGAGTGAGCCCTATAGCTGTTGAAAAGTGCGTCTGTCGTGAAGCAAGTGCATGTGAATCTGCACGAAAACCCCTAACCGTTATCTTTTCTAACAATCTCCACACCAAACATCTGCAACATGATTGTGATGTGCTAATTAAGGAGACTGGTGAAG AAGTTTTAGCTCAGGAGAATTGTAATGACCAGCCTGTTCCTGCCCAGACTGACCAAGAAATTAAGTTAAACGATGAACTTGCTGATCCGG ATGTTTTAGCTCAGGAGAATTGTAATGACCAGCCCGTTCCTGCCCAGACTGACCTAGAAATTAAGTTACACGATGAACTTGCTGATCCGG ACCATGAAGAGCAAAGCCCTGTATCCGGAGAACGGAGAGTTAGCTTGGAAGCAAATGCCAACGAGCCTGAGGAAAAGAACCTAGCTAACGTCATATCAATTGATCTCCACACCAAAAGTCTGCAGCATGATAATGGCAGAATAGCTGAAGAGACTGATAAAG ATGTTTTGTCTTTTGTTTTCCCTATTGAAGAGCATGAAGAAAAATATGCAGTTAGCCCTATAGCCGTTGAAAAGAGCTTCCGTCAGGAAGCAAGTGCAATTGAATCTGCAGGAAAACCCCTAACTGTCATCTTTTCTAACGATCTCCACACCAAACATCTGCAACATGATTGTGATGTGCTAATTAAGGAGACTGGTGAAG ATGTTTTAGCTCAGGAGAATTGTAATGACCAGCCTGTTCCTGCCAACGAGCCTGAGGAAAAGAACCTAGCTAACGTCATATCAACTGATCTCCACACCAAAACTCTGCAGCATGATAATGACAGAATAGCTGAAGAGACTGATAAAG ACCATGAAGAGCAAAGCAATGTGTTCGGAGAACGGAGAGTTAGCTTGGAAGCAAATGCCAACGAGCCTGAGGAAAAGAACCTAGCTAACGTCATATCAACTGATCTCCACACCAAAACTCTGCAGCATGATAATGACAGAATAGCTGAAGAGACTGATAAAG ACCATGAAGAGCAAAGCAATGTGTCCGGAGAACGGAGAGTTAGCTTGGAAGCAAATGCCAACGAGCCTGAGGAAAAGAACCTAGCTAACGTCATATCAACTGATCTCCACACCAAAACTCTGCAGCATGATAATGACAGAATAGCTGAAGAGACTGATAAAG ATGTTTCGTCTTTGGTTTTCCCTATTGAAGAGCATGAAGAAAAATATGCAGTGAGCCCTATAGCTGTTGAAAAGAGCGTCAGTCGGGAAGCCAGTGCATGTGAATCTGCAGGAAAACCCCTAACTGTCATCTTTTCTAACGATCTCCACACCAAACATCTGCAACATGATTGTGATGTGCTAATTAAGGAGACTGGTGAAG ATGTTTTAGCTCAGGAGAATTGTAATGACCAGCCTGTTCCGGCCCAGACTGACCTAGAAATGAAGTTAAACGATGAACTTGCTGATCCGG AAGTTTTAGCTCAGGAGAATTGTAATGACCAGCCTGTTCTTGCTCAGACTGACCTAGAAACTAAGTTAAACGATGAACTTGCTGATCTGGCTATGGAATCAGGTTGTAGCATTACTGAAAGGAATGAAGGGCTTGTTGCTCATAATCTTGATCAAGAAG GTTTCCTTGAAGCAACACCAGAGTGCAAACAGGAATGTGGTTTGCCTGAGGAGACAGTAATTTCCTCAAAAGAAACAGGATCTCTGCTGTGTGCAGATCAATCACCAATTGGTCTGGAATCTTTATTTTCGCAAGAAAGCATAGTTGAATCAGTGGGGCATTGTGCACTTGCTTCAGCAACAACTCATACCGAAAATGGCTTTGATGATTCAAAAGATTGCCATAACAAGTCTGCACTTGAAAATGTTCATGTGCCAGAACCTTGTTCACACAATGATACTAAAGGAGGCATTTTTAAAAATGTTGATTGTATGCATACATCCCAGCGAGATGATAGAATGGAAG gagtaccagaggctaacactgaTGAAGAACATGTTCTGTCAGCCTTTTTGCTGGATGCAAATCACCTAAACGT AGTCATTAATTCTGAAGAAGTGGTTTGTGAGGGTGAAGATAGTAAGGAGCTTCTCCATTCGGAAGACTGTAAAGCTTCATCCGAGAAAACAGATGTGAATG ATGGCAATGTATATGGTATTAGTGATGCTGTAGTGAGATGTGCACTGCATGCTCCAGCCGATGATAATTATGAGATTTTTTTGGGTCCCAATACTGATGTACCACGTCAGGTTTATAATGACGGATGCAGTGATGTCAAAGAAGATCGATTTGCTTCCAAACCCTGGACAATTGATATTATTGAGGATGCCTCTGTCAAAGAAAGATCAAATTTAAAAGATTGGCAACTTGATTCCAAGTTGGAGGGCACAGAAATAGTGGAATCTGGCCTTTACTTCAATAAGGATATTGGTAACATTTTACATAGTGGATCTATTGGTGAAATAACTCCATCTGGTTCTGGTTTATCAAAAGATTCATCTGTGGACTATAGAGGGGAGGTTTTAGATGGCTTCTCAATGGAAGCATCTCTTGAAAGGTCTTCTACACGTGGGGAACAAAATGGTTGTAGACTAG ATGCTATTGAGAATCCTTCAATTACTTTAGCAACTTCTGGTTATAAGCATGAAGGTGCTTTATCTGAGGAAGCAGTGTACACAAAGAAGAATTACGCTGGAACATGCTTGTCAAATCCCAGGGAATTAATCATGGAGCTGCAATCCCATTTCTCAAAGGAAAACATAAATGAATCTGATCCTCATGACAGCCTTGTATTCCCAACTGCTGAAAATTCAGCAGATGAACAGCTGGTTAAAGTACACCATGGTTCTAATCTGTCTCAGTTAGGATTAACTGATCTGTTGGATGGACCAATTGGGTGTTCCAATACCGACGTGTTGTGCCAGTGTGACAATcataaaaatcaatccaatgaggACAAGGTAGAGGAAGTTGAGGCGGTGTCTGCTGCTAAATACATAGAAAGTGAAGTTGTGCTGCTCCCATCTCAAGAGAGATCAAATTTGAATAATGAGCAGCTTAACACCAAGTTGGAAAGCCCAAACATTATGGGATCTTGCCTTAACTGTGATAACGATGTTTGTAATACTTCGGACAATGGATCTGTTTTTGTCATTGGTAAAAGAACTCCATCTGCTTCTGGCTTACCAGAAGATTATCCTAAGGATAGTGACTTGCAACAACCGGTTTTAGATAGCTTCTCAGTGGTTTCATCTTTTCAAGACAATATATCTGGGAAGAAAACTGTTTCTGGTGTAGCAG GCAGTGAGATTCTTTCTTTAAGTTTAGCAACTCCTGATTATAAACATGAAGATGGTTTCTCTGAGGAAGCAGTATGCAGAACAAAGAATTATACTGGAACTTCCTCGGTAGATCCGAGGCATTTAGACATGGAGGGGCACTCTATTTACTCTGAGGGAGGTACTGAAAAATCTAATCTGCAAGATAATCTTGCATTTCTAAGCGCTGAGAGTGGAAAAGATGAACCTATTATTTGCCATGTTGAGAAACTGGTTGACGCACATGCTTCTTCAGATACATACCAAGGTCCTTGTCAAGATCTAGGCAGACATGAAGAACAAGAGAGCTGCATGTCTATTCCTATGCAAGCCAAAGAAAGTGGAG GGGTTTTGAGGTCTAGCCACACGAAAGGGTCAGTTACAGCAGCCCAAATTGATTTGGCAGGTGATGCCCATCTTATTGTGAG TGATAATGCTGCTGCCAAGCAAGTGTTTAGTGAGGAGAAAGAGGAAACaaaatctatctcttcttcagatattgATATCCTTCATGAAAAATCATACTCCAGTGGACACG ATGACCATGCTGCTTGTGCTGCCGAAACTCAGTTCTACCATCCACAGAAAGCATCTATATCTGATGGACTACATTTGGGTCCTAGTTCTTTGCAAGTAGAATCACTGGATGCTTTGGATAGCGATATACTGTATGTTAACACAGGAGTTCTCGAGCAGCATCATAAAGAGGGTTACTATGAACCCAGTGTCTACCAAATCACTTCAGGCATTTGCACAATGTCTGAAGCTGAACCATTCGAAGTTTTAGAAACTGGAAAAGATGTAAAAACGCCATCTAAGCTAGATGAGCAACTTAATCCTGGGTTGGACGGAGATGAAGCTGAGAAACACAGCTTAGACTGTGGTACAGACACCAGTCCTGTGATGAGCAAGAGAACCCTTTCTTCACCAGGATCAG GACCATGCCAGCAGTATGTAAATGAAAGCACCACCAGTACACAGTCGACTGATAATCACCCAAACGACCTACCCGCTCCGAGATCTCCTGAACAATCCGCGTGTTTTCAGAATGACAACGATTCGGGTTCAGTAG GCATTTGTCAAAGCAGCAGGCGAAGAGGTATAGATGAACTTTGCGGTAAGCTGCAGAGTTTCAAAGTTTCCAGCGCCGTAAAAGGAAGCTACGTAGCTATGGGTGCACCTCGTCCGAAGCCTGGGGACAGCACGAGCCGATCTGCAGCCGCGCTGCTCAGGAACATAGAGAACACAACTGCTGTTAAAGCTGGCCGTCCTCCTGTCAAGCCAAACGCCGATGGTAAGGACTCGTCTAGGCGAGCCCTGCAGCCCATAAGCGGAAGGCCTGACAGTAGGTAG